The proteins below come from a single Bombus pyrosoma isolate SC7728 linkage group LG10, ASM1482585v1, whole genome shotgun sequence genomic window:
- the LOC122572032 gene encoding uncharacterized protein LOC122572032 isoform X1, whose product MCTKNMELNYVIKELQTCAEDTAIFRKLISFASSCKESWNDEHLKQWQPVYIHIIGAFASNTEIKREKTLLASHTFFALLSMQSNLVFLKETFTNLLSSKHNEVYIFNKKYNTVESGLFKLICAYGYLQVNCSKIYSNDICFLIFDVIFEHCIRYTKHSYFAYKILYMWLQRTISTTFWTTYSEVEQRFEAIIFSNWCNAINDISKQNSALIFNMYLKIMENKYNGYLEYLFKHCVNTISWQNELKYDILAEICEVLDKIKIITSHDFLFSLCTSLTKYYLRSAGTKVYLAIVKKLSENEWKEAFGHIMNYLFHHWESSENENHNALQLLYKHWLEPVVKKYRNLLLYLWNLITDIRQHFLRSHLQKLACEMHIDLPQQARIECYINHNKEIIRLNGFAINCYQITRLYNENRDQFFTIQHFLWHNANSTTVYMRDGIVKYFKVFYTNVLKMCDNNSNSIQDVYYITHWLHEFFLDCFEIGSCYQRKILGLNLYRAILSFTNGFVTNKSNVENVLCISLLEKHLITTGNWKFTNRRSLFILLRLVLDSALDVKQLAASIILNYFNKDILSHVEKQILFHTALKNCNSSKFYEIESGVALMSILVKWLPLNILRDRKDYNDQLKYSDFLFNEATNQLIQMKEDVLKAIVQNKPFYGVMTALLNIAFQNGQESSNISSEFIEKILYLLEDATDFFLYIFSSKSKNTGTFHSISLKSKIYLALDEIVTKFVEYSSSFAEMGLAINEAIKNSKIDDINFDDLSLTPAHQVLISCIWMSLKVSCEIACEIGTLMYSDDTVKRSANVIVTVLLRCRHKGVVEAAGTAIGQLTRCLCKEAKYSNLPETHILRILENNSMDSLNITRRGAGLSIMFHRIVVSDSRRDRPLLHFAVQKLLDLLDDVSDENLKSIEFQHDSPWARRLYFLRALVADKEINAQLTPYMERISLTCFKYLESEIWTIRNASLQLFGSIVPRLIGQSYGDTLDFGNGYSINHFVTHYPLLADYAMKELHRFSFTFTRFSTALYLHSNIVHILILLSKFSCSACNLIDYSSQKYVSKVKYLLYMLIGNPIFYVRFLAAKAYAALTDFLQIQLEIQKLECDISSCQSVNLIHGYFLTMKFLKEKLSVEIESINVCSNVKRYADRGLEKSPEWLRFRKILRIWSNMSKEECSSQICYMIEMLFLQLKECISDEISKEDIFIFNGNRFLLSSEKIKPGFFQFVELSTKLYAEYINRTNNVNIDILHKILYSPCIDQSISFLNHVSHSIPILEILLKRVLLNEYGCNELLLNAMINYILKTLKHWPLLDINELDITKIVEISFIEKLETVRYHNLWSLKCILIIFSRNEAMIDKVLSHTLKLSVHEEEHMRRIAVELMQFLVHRFAELTSKTKLSILHCCLILLKDEITEIREIIAENLRAHVLQTINIEYNALGHDELIYQRLLSEVMLEKLNFPTDNDMNLFFVKLFTHSIKYFDSNTAIENPFYHDDNPFYREESKFLNLCFYYMKRKEHNHDNYSTKDSTIGCDNEMHESKYQLQRECYFDDMNLETILNTKYVNYLLMKQKIVIQNYS is encoded by the exons ATGTGTacaaaaaatatggaattgaATTATGTAATCAAAGAGTTACAAACATGTGCAGAAGACACTGCTATTTTCAGA AAACTGATAAGCTTTGCTTCATCATGCAAAGAATCCTGGAATGATGAACATTTAAAACAATGGCAACCAGTTTATATACACATTATAGGAGCTTTTGCTTcgaatacagaaataaaaagagagaaaacctTGTTGGCTTCCCATACATTTTTTGCTTTATTGTCAATGCAATCTAATTTagtatttctaaaagaaacttttacaaATCTTTTGAGCTCTAAACATAATGAAGTATACATCttcaataaaaagtataatactGTTGAATCCGGATTATTTAAACTGATCTGTGCTTATGGGTATTTACAAGTAAATTgcagtaaaatatattctaatgaTATTTGTTTTCTCATTTTCGATGTTATATTCGAGCATTGTATAAGATATACTAAACATTCTTATTTtgcatacaaaatattatacatgtgGTTGCAACGAACCATAAGCACAACTTTTTGGACTACATATTCGGAAGTAGAGCAGAGATTTGAAGCAATTATCTTTTCAAATTGGTGTAATGCTATCAATGACATAAGTAAGCAAAATTCAGCACTTATTTTTAACATGTACCTGAAAATCAtggaaaacaaatataatgGATATTTGGAGTATCTGTTTAAGCATTGTGTCAATACAATTTCTTGGCagaacgaattaaaatatgatatactTGCGGAAATTTGCGAAGTTTTGgacaaaatcaaaattattacatctcatgactttttattttctttatgtaCTAgcttaacaaaatattatttgcgtTCTGCTGGTACAAAAGTTTATCTTgctattgtaaaaaaattaagcgAAAATGAATGGAAAGAAGCCTTTGGACATATAATGAACTACCTCTTTCACCATTGGGAATCTTCAGAAAA tGAAAATCATAATGCTCTTCAGTTACTTTATAAACATTGGCTTGAACCAGTTGTTAAAAAGTACAGGaatcttttactttatttatggaatttaATCACAGATATAAGACAACATTTTTTACGTTCACATCTTCAAAAATTGGCTTGTGAAATGCACATTGATCTTCCACAACAAGCAAGGATAGaatgttatataaatcatAACAAAGAAATCATAAGATTGAATGGATTTGCCATAAATTGTTATCAAATAACCAGATTATACAATGAAAATAGAGATCAGTTTTTTAcaatacaacattttttatggCACAATGCAAATAGTACAACAGTGTACATGAGAGATGgaattgtcaaatattttaaagtattttatactAACGTTCTAAAAATGTGtgataataattcaaacaGTATACAAGATGTGTATTACATTACACATTGGTTGCATGAATTCTTTTtggattgttttgaaattggTTCTTgttatcaaagaaaaattctaggcttaaatttatatagagCCATACTTTCATTTACCAATGGCTTTGTCACAAATAAGTCCAATGTCGAAAATGTTTTGTGCATTTCATTACTggaaaaacatttaataacaACTGGAAACTGGAAATTCACAAACAGAAggagtttatttatcttattaagACTTGTACTAGATTCTGCACTTGATGTCAAGCAATTAGCTGCTTctattattcttaattatttcaataaagatattttgtcTCATGTAGAAAAGCAG ATATTATTTCACACggcattgaaaaattgtaattcttctaaattctatgaaattgaAAGTGGTGTGGCTCTTATGTCAATTTTAGTAAAATGGTTgcctttaaatattttacgagatCGTAAGGATTATAATGATCAGTTGAAATATTCGGATTTCTTGTTTAATGAAGCTACGAATCAGTTAATACAAATGAAAGAAGATGTACTAAAGGCAATTGTTCAAAATAAACCATTTTATGGTGTGATGACtgctttattaaatattgcttttcaaaATGGTCAAGAAAGTTCTAATATATCTTcagaatttattgaaaaaatattgtatctaTTGGAAGATGCTAcagatttttttctatatatattttcttcaaaatccAAAAATACAGGTAcatttcattcaatttcattgaagTCTAAAATATATCTTGCCTTAGATGAAATTGTAACtaaatttgtagaatattCATCATCGTTCGCAGAAATGGGATTAGCAATTAACGAAgctattaaaaatagtaagaTAGACGACATCAATTTCGATGATTTAAGTTTAACTCCTGCACATCAGGTACTCATCTCTTGCATTTGGATGTCTTTAAAG GTCTCCTGTGAAATAGCTTGTGAAATAGGTACATTAATGTATTCCGACGATACAGTTAAACGTTCCGCAAATGTTATCGTTACTGTATTACTCAGATGTAGACATAAAGGTGTAGTGGAAGCAGCGGGTACAGCAATTGGACAATTAACGAG ATGTTTGTGCAAAGAAGCTAAGTATTCTAATTTGCCAGAAACACATATATTGcgtatattagaaaataattctatggATTCTTTAAACATTACCAGAAGAGGTGCTGGATTATCAATTATGTTTCATAGAATTGTCGTTAGCGACAGTCGACGAGATAGACCTCTTTTGCATTTTGcagtacaaaaattattagacCTGTTGGACGATGTTTCTGATGAGAATTTGAAGAGCATAGAATTTCAACATGATTCTCCATGGGCAAgacgtttatattttctacggGCTTTAGTAGctgataaagaaataaacgcACAGTTAACTCCATACATGGAAAGAATTTCACTaacttgttttaaatatttggaatCAGAAATATGGACTATCAGAAATGCAAGTCTACAATTATTTGGTTCGATAGTTCCAAGATTAATAGGCCAAAGTTATGGGGATACCTTAGATTTTGGAAATGGTTATTCCATTAATCATTTTGTTACGCATTATCCACTACTTGCAGACTATGCCATGAAAGAATTACATAGGTTTTCATTTACCTTTACAAGGTTCTCTACTGCTCTATATTTACATTCGAATATCGTTCATATTCTTATACtgctttcgaaattttcttgtAGTGCTTGCAACTTAATTGATTATTCCTcgcaaaaatatgtatcaaaagtaaaatacttACTTTATATGCTGATTGGAAATCCTATCTTCTATGTTAGATTCTTAGCTGCAAAAGCATATGCAGCATTAACGgactttttacaaattcaacTCGAGATTCAGAAATTAGAGTGCGATATTTCTTCATGCCAGAGTGTTAATTTAATCCATGGTTATTTTTTAACtatgaaatttctcaaagaaaaattatccGTTGAAATTGAAAGTATAAATGTGTGTTCGAATGTTAAGCGATACGCTGATCGTGGATTAGAAAAATCTCCAGAATGGCTgcgatttcgaaaaatattacgaatttgGAGTAATATGTCGAAAGAAGAATGTAGCTCACAAATATGTTACATGATTGAAATgctatttttacaattaaaagaatGTATTTCCGATGAGATATCTAAAGaagacatatttatttttaacggaAACAGATTTTTACTCTCTTCTGAGAAAATAAAACCAGGATTTTTCCAATTTGTAGAACTTTCTACAAAGTTATATGCTGAGTATATAAACCGTACTAATAAcgttaatattgatattttgcataaaattttgtacTCCCCTTGTATCGATcaaagtatttctttcttaaatcaCGTGTCACATAGCATCccaattttggaaattttactCAAACGTGTATTGCTGAATGAATACGGATGTAATGAACTACTTTTAAATGCaatgataaattacattttgaaaaCTTTGAAGCATTGGCCGCTATTAGATATAAATGAATTAGATATTACGAAAATAgtagaaatttcgtttattgaaaaattagaaactgtAAGGTATCATAATTTATGGAGTTTAAAGTGcatattgataattttttctcGAAACGAGGCAATGATAGACAAAGTACTATCTCATACACTCAAATTAAGTGTTCATGAAGAAGAACACATGAGACGAATCGCAGTTGAACTTATGCAATTCTTAGTTCATCGATTTGCAGAATTAACAAGCAAAACTAAATTAAGTATTTTACATTGCTGTTTAATTCTGCTGAAAGATGAAATTACAGAGATACGCGAAATTATTGCGGAAAATTTAAGGGCGCATGTTCTACAGacaattaatattgaatataatgCTTTAGGGCATGATGAACTTATATATCAAAGATTATTATCCGAAGTAatgcttgaaaaattaaattttcctacggataacgatatgaatctatttttcgtaaaattgttcACACACAGTATTAAGTATTTTGATAGTAACACGGCTATTGAAAATCCTTTCTACCATGATGATAATCCTTTTTATAGAGAAGAGTCGAAGTTTCTAAATCTTTGTTTCTATTACATGAAACGAAAGGAGCACAACCATGATAACTACTCTACAAAAGATAGTACGATAGGATGCGATAATGAAATGCATGAATCGAAATATCAACTGCAACGAGAATGTTATTTCGATGATATGAATTTagaaactattttaaatactaagtatgtaaattatttattaatgaaacaaaaaattgtaatacaGAATTAtagctaa
- the LOC122572032 gene encoding uncharacterized protein LOC122572032 isoform X2 — translation MCTKNMELNYVIKELQTCAEDTAIFRKLISFASSCKESWNDEHLKQWQPVYIHIIGAFASNTEIKREKTLLASHTFFALLSMQSNLVFLKETFTNLLSSKHNEVYIFNKKYNTVESGLFKLICAYGYLQVNCSKIYSNDICFLIFDVIFEHCIRYTKHSYFAYKILYMWLQRTISTTFWTTYSEVEQRFEAIIFSNWCNAINDISKQNSALIFNMYLKIMENKYNGYLEYLFKHCVNTISWQNELKYDILAEICEVLDKIKIITSHDFLFSLCTSLTKYYLRSAGTKVYLAIVKKLSENEWKEAFGHIMNYLFHHWESSENENHNALQLLYKHWLEPVVKKYRNLLLYLWNLITDIRQHFLRSHLQKLACEMHIDLPQQARIECYINHNKEIIRLNGFAINCYQITRLYNENRDQFFTIQHFLWHNANSTTVYMRDGIVKYFKVFYTNVLKMCDNNSNSIQDVYYITHWLHEFFLDCFEIGSCYQRKILGLNLYRAILSFTNGFVTNKSNVENVLCISLLEKHLITTGNWKFTNRRSLFILLRLVLDSALDVKQLAASIILNYFNKDILSHVEKQILFHTALKNCNSSKFYEIESGVALMSILVKWLPLNILRDRKDYNDQLKYSDFLFNEATNQLIQMKEDVLKAIVQNKPFYGVMTALLNIAFQNGQESSNISSEFIEKILYLLEDATDFFLYIFSSKSKNTEYSSSFAEMGLAINEAIKNSKIDDINFDDLSLTPAHQVLISCIWMSLKVSCEIACEIGTLMYSDDTVKRSANVIVTVLLRCRHKGVVEAAGTAIGQLTRCLCKEAKYSNLPETHILRILENNSMDSLNITRRGAGLSIMFHRIVVSDSRRDRPLLHFAVQKLLDLLDDVSDENLKSIEFQHDSPWARRLYFLRALVADKEINAQLTPYMERISLTCFKYLESEIWTIRNASLQLFGSIVPRLIGQSYGDTLDFGNGYSINHFVTHYPLLADYAMKELHRFSFTFTRFSTALYLHSNIVHILILLSKFSCSACNLIDYSSQKYVSKVKYLLYMLIGNPIFYVRFLAAKAYAALTDFLQIQLEIQKLECDISSCQSVNLIHGYFLTMKFLKEKLSVEIESINVCSNVKRYADRGLEKSPEWLRFRKILRIWSNMSKEECSSQICYMIEMLFLQLKECISDEISKEDIFIFNGNRFLLSSEKIKPGFFQFVELSTKLYAEYINRTNNVNIDILHKILYSPCIDQSISFLNHVSHSIPILEILLKRVLLNEYGCNELLLNAMINYILKTLKHWPLLDINELDITKIVEISFIEKLETVRYHNLWSLKCILIIFSRNEAMIDKVLSHTLKLSVHEEEHMRRIAVELMQFLVHRFAELTSKTKLSILHCCLILLKDEITEIREIIAENLRAHVLQTINIEYNALGHDELIYQRLLSEVMLEKLNFPTDNDMNLFFVKLFTHSIKYFDSNTAIENPFYHDDNPFYREESKFLNLCFYYMKRKEHNHDNYSTKDSTIGCDNEMHESKYQLQRECYFDDMNLETILNTKYVNYLLMKQKIVIQNYS, via the exons ATGTGTacaaaaaatatggaattgaATTATGTAATCAAAGAGTTACAAACATGTGCAGAAGACACTGCTATTTTCAGA AAACTGATAAGCTTTGCTTCATCATGCAAAGAATCCTGGAATGATGAACATTTAAAACAATGGCAACCAGTTTATATACACATTATAGGAGCTTTTGCTTcgaatacagaaataaaaagagagaaaacctTGTTGGCTTCCCATACATTTTTTGCTTTATTGTCAATGCAATCTAATTTagtatttctaaaagaaacttttacaaATCTTTTGAGCTCTAAACATAATGAAGTATACATCttcaataaaaagtataatactGTTGAATCCGGATTATTTAAACTGATCTGTGCTTATGGGTATTTACAAGTAAATTgcagtaaaatatattctaatgaTATTTGTTTTCTCATTTTCGATGTTATATTCGAGCATTGTATAAGATATACTAAACATTCTTATTTtgcatacaaaatattatacatgtgGTTGCAACGAACCATAAGCACAACTTTTTGGACTACATATTCGGAAGTAGAGCAGAGATTTGAAGCAATTATCTTTTCAAATTGGTGTAATGCTATCAATGACATAAGTAAGCAAAATTCAGCACTTATTTTTAACATGTACCTGAAAATCAtggaaaacaaatataatgGATATTTGGAGTATCTGTTTAAGCATTGTGTCAATACAATTTCTTGGCagaacgaattaaaatatgatatactTGCGGAAATTTGCGAAGTTTTGgacaaaatcaaaattattacatctcatgactttttattttctttatgtaCTAgcttaacaaaatattatttgcgtTCTGCTGGTACAAAAGTTTATCTTgctattgtaaaaaaattaagcgAAAATGAATGGAAAGAAGCCTTTGGACATATAATGAACTACCTCTTTCACCATTGGGAATCTTCAGAAAA tGAAAATCATAATGCTCTTCAGTTACTTTATAAACATTGGCTTGAACCAGTTGTTAAAAAGTACAGGaatcttttactttatttatggaatttaATCACAGATATAAGACAACATTTTTTACGTTCACATCTTCAAAAATTGGCTTGTGAAATGCACATTGATCTTCCACAACAAGCAAGGATAGaatgttatataaatcatAACAAAGAAATCATAAGATTGAATGGATTTGCCATAAATTGTTATCAAATAACCAGATTATACAATGAAAATAGAGATCAGTTTTTTAcaatacaacattttttatggCACAATGCAAATAGTACAACAGTGTACATGAGAGATGgaattgtcaaatattttaaagtattttatactAACGTTCTAAAAATGTGtgataataattcaaacaGTATACAAGATGTGTATTACATTACACATTGGTTGCATGAATTCTTTTtggattgttttgaaattggTTCTTgttatcaaagaaaaattctaggcttaaatttatatagagCCATACTTTCATTTACCAATGGCTTTGTCACAAATAAGTCCAATGTCGAAAATGTTTTGTGCATTTCATTACTggaaaaacatttaataacaACTGGAAACTGGAAATTCACAAACAGAAggagtttatttatcttattaagACTTGTACTAGATTCTGCACTTGATGTCAAGCAATTAGCTGCTTctattattcttaattatttcaataaagatattttgtcTCATGTAGAAAAGCAG ATATTATTTCACACggcattgaaaaattgtaattcttctaaattctatgaaattgaAAGTGGTGTGGCTCTTATGTCAATTTTAGTAAAATGGTTgcctttaaatattttacgagatCGTAAGGATTATAATGATCAGTTGAAATATTCGGATTTCTTGTTTAATGAAGCTACGAATCAGTTAATACAAATGAAAGAAGATGTACTAAAGGCAATTGTTCAAAATAAACCATTTTATGGTGTGATGACtgctttattaaatattgcttttcaaaATGGTCAAGAAAGTTCTAATATATCTTcagaatttattgaaaaaatattgtatctaTTGGAAGATGCTAcagatttttttctatatatattttcttcaaaatccAAAAATACAG aatattCATCATCGTTCGCAGAAATGGGATTAGCAATTAACGAAgctattaaaaatagtaagaTAGACGACATCAATTTCGATGATTTAAGTTTAACTCCTGCACATCAGGTACTCATCTCTTGCATTTGGATGTCTTTAAAG GTCTCCTGTGAAATAGCTTGTGAAATAGGTACATTAATGTATTCCGACGATACAGTTAAACGTTCCGCAAATGTTATCGTTACTGTATTACTCAGATGTAGACATAAAGGTGTAGTGGAAGCAGCGGGTACAGCAATTGGACAATTAACGAG ATGTTTGTGCAAAGAAGCTAAGTATTCTAATTTGCCAGAAACACATATATTGcgtatattagaaaataattctatggATTCTTTAAACATTACCAGAAGAGGTGCTGGATTATCAATTATGTTTCATAGAATTGTCGTTAGCGACAGTCGACGAGATAGACCTCTTTTGCATTTTGcagtacaaaaattattagacCTGTTGGACGATGTTTCTGATGAGAATTTGAAGAGCATAGAATTTCAACATGATTCTCCATGGGCAAgacgtttatattttctacggGCTTTAGTAGctgataaagaaataaacgcACAGTTAACTCCATACATGGAAAGAATTTCACTaacttgttttaaatatttggaatCAGAAATATGGACTATCAGAAATGCAAGTCTACAATTATTTGGTTCGATAGTTCCAAGATTAATAGGCCAAAGTTATGGGGATACCTTAGATTTTGGAAATGGTTATTCCATTAATCATTTTGTTACGCATTATCCACTACTTGCAGACTATGCCATGAAAGAATTACATAGGTTTTCATTTACCTTTACAAGGTTCTCTACTGCTCTATATTTACATTCGAATATCGTTCATATTCTTATACtgctttcgaaattttcttgtAGTGCTTGCAACTTAATTGATTATTCCTcgcaaaaatatgtatcaaaagtaaaatacttACTTTATATGCTGATTGGAAATCCTATCTTCTATGTTAGATTCTTAGCTGCAAAAGCATATGCAGCATTAACGgactttttacaaattcaacTCGAGATTCAGAAATTAGAGTGCGATATTTCTTCATGCCAGAGTGTTAATTTAATCCATGGTTATTTTTTAACtatgaaatttctcaaagaaaaattatccGTTGAAATTGAAAGTATAAATGTGTGTTCGAATGTTAAGCGATACGCTGATCGTGGATTAGAAAAATCTCCAGAATGGCTgcgatttcgaaaaatattacgaatttgGAGTAATATGTCGAAAGAAGAATGTAGCTCACAAATATGTTACATGATTGAAATgctatttttacaattaaaagaatGTATTTCCGATGAGATATCTAAAGaagacatatttatttttaacggaAACAGATTTTTACTCTCTTCTGAGAAAATAAAACCAGGATTTTTCCAATTTGTAGAACTTTCTACAAAGTTATATGCTGAGTATATAAACCGTACTAATAAcgttaatattgatattttgcataaaattttgtacTCCCCTTGTATCGATcaaagtatttctttcttaaatcaCGTGTCACATAGCATCccaattttggaaattttactCAAACGTGTATTGCTGAATGAATACGGATGTAATGAACTACTTTTAAATGCaatgataaattacattttgaaaaCTTTGAAGCATTGGCCGCTATTAGATATAAATGAATTAGATATTACGAAAATAgtagaaatttcgtttattgaaaaattagaaactgtAAGGTATCATAATTTATGGAGTTTAAAGTGcatattgataattttttctcGAAACGAGGCAATGATAGACAAAGTACTATCTCATACACTCAAATTAAGTGTTCATGAAGAAGAACACATGAGACGAATCGCAGTTGAACTTATGCAATTCTTAGTTCATCGATTTGCAGAATTAACAAGCAAAACTAAATTAAGTATTTTACATTGCTGTTTAATTCTGCTGAAAGATGAAATTACAGAGATACGCGAAATTATTGCGGAAAATTTAAGGGCGCATGTTCTACAGacaattaatattgaatataatgCTTTAGGGCATGATGAACTTATATATCAAAGATTATTATCCGAAGTAatgcttgaaaaattaaattttcctacggataacgatatgaatctatttttcgtaaaattgttcACACACAGTATTAAGTATTTTGATAGTAACACGGCTATTGAAAATCCTTTCTACCATGATGATAATCCTTTTTATAGAGAAGAGTCGAAGTTTCTAAATCTTTGTTTCTATTACATGAAACGAAAGGAGCACAACCATGATAACTACTCTACAAAAGATAGTACGATAGGATGCGATAATGAAATGCATGAATCGAAATATCAACTGCAACGAGAATGTTATTTCGATGATATGAATTTagaaactattttaaatactaagtatgtaaattatttattaatgaaacaaaaaattgtaatacaGAATTAtagctaa